The DNA region GCCAAGTTGCCATTACTGGGTGCCTTGTAAACAGAGCATTCTGGGCTAAACTTGCCTCGGCAGTTCCCCTTTTTAACTGAAACAATTCAGAAATATATTAATACAGTAAATGCCGTGTAGTATATGGAAAAAAAAAGTTAAGTTCATTGCTATAATCATACATTAATTCATTTTAATTTCATGAAAACTATCACAACCTGGCTAAATTTAGTTCTTGTAACTTCCCATTCAAACAGGATATTCTTATAAAATTATCAACTGTGGGACCATCAGTACTTATATTTGTAAGCAATACAGGACTTGCACACTGAAAACTTTGTCTGCAAATAAAATTACAAAAGCAAACTTGTTCTTTTATATTCTTTCATGCAAAAGTGGCATACAGTACAAGCAAAAATATTTCTTAATTTCTGATCCTATTGTCATAAGTGAAGTATTTTCCAAATTACTCCTTGCTTttaaaatacagtggtaccttcgttTACAAATTTAATTCATTTCAAGACAATTTGTAAACCGAAAATTCGTAAACCAAATGAATTTTCccacaagaaatactgtaaattcAATTAATCTGTTTCCACACCCCAAAAATAttgacttaaaaatacattttatacatactaCTACTAATATTTTGTATTACAGTATGCGTAAGTATATCTTACTTTTAATGAGGacacttgttggcgtatggaagattgaGGAGGGGTAATGGGGAGGAGAGGTAAGTGTTTGCAAGGAagcccccttccattataacatcaggaaaGGATCACAtttctgggacacacacacacacacctatgctttgcaggcataccactaggacctggttgtggctcactgcttgcttgttttagtaagaatctgtctaaagactttTTTCCTACATTTTAAGACTTTTCTGTAATGAGACGTGACATTCATTcactatgattttttttttttcctttatcgtcatcctcacaactattttcttacgttgaactttaccactgactttgttgggacccatggcatgatatatattaCTTATGGTCAGAAACCAGAAAAGcacaaaacaattaaattcttcacaaagaatttaattcaagcgcgatcgtcactaggcaggagacactggtaaagtgAATCGCGCCTCGCCCGTGCAaccaggaaccacgcgctcggtcaacccatacgtgtatcaacaaactcgccaaGCGAGGCAAAGCTCGAATACCGAGTCAAGTTTTATGAAGAAATTGAGCTCATAAACCGAAAAATTCGTAAAGGGAATTCATCAACCGAGGAGCCACTAATTAAATACAGATCATCTTTTACAGTTCAGTATACATTTTGCTATTGTTTGACAAGAAATATTTAGAATAAGCAGTTAAGAGCATTTTCAACATTCAGAGGGAAACATCCTAGGGAAAAGCTTAGTGTACAAGTTCTGCTTTTACATCAATGCTTGAAGTTATCAGCCGATCCAGGGAATGAGAAATTTATGCATATTAATTAGTTTACAGCAATCTCTTTAAATTAAAAATGTTTATACTGTACGAGCTCAGTTATCTGAAGCCTGCTGAACTGGATATTTAGGTTATCTGGCCAAAATAGTGTCCAAATAATCTAGTAAAACTTCAGACAAATTAGGATAACCAGATACTAGGCAACATAAAATTTCAAGAACTATACATTCAAGATCTACATTATCAAACAAGTTGAGCTACAAGACAAGCTGAAGCTtgttttaaattatattttttatttattgtgGAAATTCAAATCATGTCGAATGTGGTACAACAAATAGTGGATATTCATTTTTCGACTTTTCTGGTAAGAATTCCTGCTTGTTCAGTTACCTGTTGTATTCAATAAGGGGTCCTATTCATAGTCCAGATAACCAAGCTAAGTTGGTACTCTCAGATGTTGCCTTTTATAAGCAACTTCATTGATTCTGTACATTTTGATGTCTgcattagtttgtcgaaaggcaaaGTTTGTGCTAATACTGTATAAAAATTTACATCTAAACATCCTCAAATATTTTATAAAACTTCCACTTACCTGCTTCACATAGTATCTGACCTCTATTAAATGGAGTAGATTAAAAACTTATAAATATAAACCCAAGATGGTATTGAGGTAGAATAGAGTAAGGTAATCTATGAATAGCACGAATACAATATTAATGTTGTAAAATGTGGCAAAACATGTACTGTAATGTACTCCAAAGACTGACATATATACACCAAGACACTCACTTCAATTATTTGGCCACTAAGTAGGACACGAGCACATCGTGGGTCCTCTGGATCATAACCCTGATTCTTACAATAATCAGACTGAGCCTCAGAAAATGATAATGTAGCCCGGGTATCTTTCTGCAAAAAGAAAGTTACAATTGCTATATTAAAATGCACTACATATAAAAGGATTATACTATCCTAAAAAACAACATCAGACTGTGCATTCATCGAAGTGAGAGAACCGGAAAATTACAAACCTGCATTTCCCTTGGGGTAGGCAATATATTCTCGAAGAGAAATACAAGATCAACTTGCACAATGTAATAAACCAAAAGTGCAGATATGAGGAACTACTCTGAAAATGGAGGTTACATATTGATACTGTATTATGAAAGTTATGATGGAGAATGAAGGATTTCAATGCTACGTGCAACTAAACAATTTGACCAAAACATTGTTTAGTATTTGAACAGAACTGTACAACTATTACTAAGCACTTGAACAAGTACAGGCTGGATATATAATAAGCACATTTACTGTCAGAGGGGTGGAAAGTACAGGTTGTATTGGCAGTGTGTTGGTGAAATTGCAATGGTATTGGAACTGGTGGAAGGCAAGTGGGTGGAGATGGGGAGTTGTGGGTCACATATGTAGGCCTATCAGTTAACCGTGTAGACAGTAAGGGTGGAAAATATGCCAGCTACATGTGTGTTGCCATTTGAAAACTAACAATCTGAAAAAGGATGtgaaatatttaattatacaagCACTATGTAAAACCTATAATTTTTAAGCATCACAATATACGCACTGGTCACCTGTAGTTCAATTAACTAGTTACCTATTGACAGCTGAGGTAATATTTTACATCCTGACTGCTTTAAGCTTCCTGCCACTTTAAATAATTTAACAATAACATATCTCAATATGGCTGTTTTGCCATGGAAAAACTTTTAATTTTACAAACTTTATAGCCTTTTAGATCATAGCACTTGACAGATGATTCACTTACTGAACCAGCCTTTTTTTAACTGAAAATCATGACCATGTTACATTCATCAAAAACAGCCTATAGACTTGCAGAAGATTCGTAACATTATAGCTGTCAAAACTCCAAGATAATATTCATAAATATTTCAGATAATGCTAAATAGATATTTCAAAAACCTTCCAAAACACATGCCTTCAAACAAAGTTGTAATGTACAAAATTCATAACCTGCACATGCAAGCAAGGGTACTTAACTGACAAGTGAACTTACAAGTAAATCCTTTCCACTTAGATCCATTCGGGTCATATACATGTATGGAGTGCCACTTGACCGATTCACAGGGCCATCACTGATACTTATTATGTTGGCAAATGGGAAGCCTTCAATGGGTAAAGCAGTCGAGATTGTTGCTATAGACGCCCATTCTGTAAGAGAGAAAACCGTGTTTAAATGTAATgacaatgccatctgttgacGGAGATGTGGCAAGTTAGGAGGCGAGGTCAATGATGAAGACATCTAGTGAGTGAAGTAAAGATATCAACGCTATCTAGATTGTGCATCCAACTGTATTTTCAGTTCCCCGGTGAAAGGCTGACATCCTATGTTATCCTTGTATACTTTGTCTGGCTAAAGACTATGTCCACAGAGGCCTCATGGACGGGTCGTTCACACTTTGGAAATCAGTTCACATTGCACAGTCCAGAACGCCTGACTTGTCCTTGTGAAGACAAGTGGCCGCTGTCGGtagtgaacatatatatatatatatatatatatatatatatatatatatatatatatatatatatatatatatatatattatatatatatatatataatataatatatatataatatatatataatatatatataatatatatatatatatataataatatatatatatatatataatatatatataatatatatatatatatataatatatatataatatatataatatatatataatatatatataatatatatataatatatatataatatatatataatatatatataattatatatataatatatatataatatatatataatatatatatatatatataatatatatataatatatatataatatatatataatatatatataatatatatataatatatatataatatatatatatatatataatatatataatatatataatatatatataatatatatattatatataatatatatataatatatatataatatatatattatatatatattatatataatatatatattaatatatatataatatatatataatatatatataatatatatataatatatatataatatatatataatatatatataataatatatatactatataatataatatatatatataatatatatataatatatatatataatatatatataatatctatataatatatatataactatatatataatatatatataatatatatataataatatataatatatatataaatatatatataatatatatatatatatatatatatatattctactctttttagttttaacatttgtctagtATTTTGACTACCACGCTCATCaatgatatgggtctataatttagtGGGTTTTCTCTGCTTCTATTTTTGTAGATTTGACTATCATGTTTCCTTCTTTCATATATCTACTAAGATTCCTGTAAATAAAATGTCTGAAAAATCAACTTTAGTAAAATACTCAGCTCGGGTGCTCTCACACACTGAACTCATGGTGTAAACTCCATCTGGGCTACATGCCTTCTTCCTAGTTCCTCTAGTAATTTCTCTACATCATCTCAAGACACTTATGTACTCCACAATATTCTCTCAAATCAACATTGTGTTATTCTCAGAAAATTATTTTGCacgacactttggaactgttcacctAGTGTTTCACATTTCTTTTCCAATTCTTTAAATCTGTTTCTTCATTTTCAATTTGAGCTTTATCCTTCTCATGCAGCTTTCTGTTAATAAATTTATAGAaaggacctggttctgttttacatttattccCCATCCCTTAAAGATTTTTCTGCCTTTCATCATATATTTTAAGATGTGTAAATACATCTAACTCGCTTCTTTGCCTAACAAATCTTTACaaatccattaaaaaaaaaaaaaaaaaaaaaaaaaaaaaaaacacttttcCCATAGTCTACTCTTCAAATAATGTTTTTCAACTATTTCATTCCCCACGCCCCTCCTCTTCTAGATTATAACACATTTCATATTTGATTTCCAACAGGAAATGTTTGATTATACCCAATGGAAGAAGGTGAAGAAACTGAACTAGCTTTTGTACAAGTGTGCAAAATAATAAACTTAAGTATTGAGGCACTGGTGTAAGCAATATATATTCAGACTCTTGAGTGTGTCCACTGTTGTGATCACTGACCCTTAGATTAATGTGATAACAGCATATTTGAGATAATATTAGGACTAGGCAGCTGTTGCCACCCAACCTTAGATAAATTATGTGATAACAGCATGTTTGATATCAGTTAAGCCTAGGCTAATAGGCCTAAACCAGAGATCCATACCATTCctgtttacagtgtgtgtgtaatatagatAGATAAAGAGATATGATATAGATATATCGATAAATATACTGTATCTACATACATACACTAACATACTGTATACATACATAAACatactgtatacatacatacagtatataatatgtatctatatttatataataaactcCATGAGAAAAATGAACATCAGAATGTACAGTATTCAGTGGTAGAGGCAGCAACAATGAAGGAAGCCCCTACCTGAGGTATGCACAACATATCTTGCAACTTTGGTCACTTCTTCATGGGGTGGAGGCAATGGCCATGCCTTTGCCCGATGTTCTGAAGTAATGTGCACAGTTCGATGTGATGATGCAGCCTGTGAATGACAAGGTTCCCCAAATATTAAATCTAATATAGCAGCAATTTTTAATGCAAatattttatatactgtacagtgtgtaacCACAGTAATGTTACAGTACTTTAAcctagactgatggatgcctacaacTACTTTAACCTGAAAAATACAAAGTGGGCAAAGCtattttaataattaaattaataagtGCTAACATTGTTTAATTAAACACTAGCCTACAATCCACTAAACATGCTTGGCTAGCTTGTTCGAGAGCACTGTCCAATTTTATTTCCTGATGTACAACATTATCAAACACTACTGTACTGACACTGAACTGAAAAAGTATAGTTGAATTATGAAAAATTATCTATGGAACAGTTGCAGTTAATACATACCTGGTATATGGCAATTGCCAAAGATGCCACAGAAAGAGTAGTTGCAATACCCATGATAAAGAACTGGCATCCAGTGTTCCTTCGTCGATTCTGTAAAATAACAATGTTTATCGTAATTAAGTTAATATTCACCATAGAAAACCTTTATACAATTTGCAACCGACTTAAAAACTGACTGCCAGAAGTGGAATTTGTTGTTTCCAGTTCAAGTACTTGATCCTTTCTGGTCAGTGTCCACATGATGCATTTTCATGTTTGCCTTAGTGTGCTAATCGTAGTCTTTCAACTTGTACTTCCACAGGTTGGTTCGTCTTTGCCAGCTTCGGGAACATTCCCGTGCCATGAATCCATACTTCTTGCACATTGTCGTCCCTCATTTCAGAGTGTCTCGGGCACACTTTGGGCCAAGTGGATTTCAGGGACCCTCCCACAGTTGATCATACTATTGAGGGTGTTAGGTGGCAGGTTGTTGTACTGTGTTGATTAATTTACCAAAAGGCACAACATCCAAGCACTACTTCTGAAGGCTTTAGTCCCCTTTTTAACTGCAGTTTACCGAAGTTCTCGAAAGGTCAACAAGTGCCAAATATCACAGGTAAGGATAATTTGTCTAAAATTGTAGCCACAGTCAAATTAAAAAATTTATTTAATCtaaatatactgtacatatattccTAACAGTCACCCAGTCATACTGAATGCAATCAATAAAACCCATGCAAGACCAATACTCTACCAGAAAATGAAGGGCTTGCATGGAAAGCAAATCTAGTGAAGTACAAAACTGAAAAATTACACATTTGCAACAAGAATAGTGCTGGAATCGAGAGGACTAAGCTATGAATACTGGTTAAGGGAGTTTAATCTTAAACCAACTTCTAGAGCAGAGGATGAACAAAGAACAGTTATAAATACAAGAGGTAACCTTCCATTCAAGAACAATATTCCTTCCATTAATGAAGGTTTACCTTTACCTAGGAAGGTAAAATCTTTCGTTTTACAAGAGGCAACAGTTATGAACTATACAAGCCACATGGACAGAAACAGGAAATGCATTTTCACCCATAGAGTCAAACCCATGGAAATGCTAGTTCAAAATCCAGTTGGAAAAAATCCTAAAGAATAATGGTGGGGGGAGCTTTGACAAACTGTCAGCTTCCTATTCCCATTGAGGGGACTGGATATATAATTGCCCTCAGGTTAATACAAGATATGTACTAAGACAGTATAAAAGGAAATTTGTGAAAGCTAGACGTGCAAATAAGTCCAAATGTCATAATACTCGCACTCCGAGTGTCAACAAATGGAAAGCAATGAAGACTTGAGAAGCTATCTCAAGCTACAATTTCCAACCCATATGTGACAAATGTTATCAGTGGGAGGGTTTAAATAAAACACAAGGAACAAGACTTATGATGGGCATAAAAAGCAAGTCTTCACTTCCTTATCACTGTTAGGTAAGCGCACTATGCCATACAGTGAGTTGGACTTTGAACGAGAGCAGTTTGTGAGCCAGCATATCTAATTTTTACCTCCAAGATAAACAACTTCAAGACAGTTACCACCACTTGAGAATTAGGGAATAATAGACACTTGTATAGATACTTTACCGTTATAAAAATTACAATACAGCACAATACTGGAATGTATTATTAAAACGTCACTGCCTATTAAAGGCAAACAGCAActaacctatcttgaggttatcttgagatgatttcggggcttttagtgtccccgcggcccggtcctcgaccaggcctccacccccaggaagcagcccgtgacagctgactaacacccaggtacctattttactgctaggtaacaggggcatagggtgaaagaaactctgctcattgtttctcgccggcgcctgggatcgaacccaggaccacaggatcacaagtcccgcgtgctgtccgctcggccgaccggctcccccaggcCGACCTAGGCTGCAAGTCCTACATCAAGTCACATTAAGAAGATCttttctgccgtgttacctcttaATATGTAATATTTTCGTACATTTTCTTTTGGATGTATTAAACTAGTTGCAAAGAGATTATGTCTGCCAGAAAAACTTG from Procambarus clarkii isolate CNS0578487 chromosome 31, FALCON_Pclarkii_2.0, whole genome shotgun sequence includes:
- the CREG gene encoding protein CREG1 — encoded protein: MSKSEATLGLLNPDFTVKKTNRRRNTGCQFFIMGIATTLSVASLAIAIYQAASSHRTVHITSEHRAKAWPLPPPHEEVTKVARYVVHTSEWASIATISTALPIEGFPFANIISISDGPVNRSSGTPYMYMTRMDLSGKDLLKDTRATLSFSEAQSDYCKNQGYDPEDPRCARVLLSGQIIELKRGTAEASLAQNALFTRHPVMATWPAGHNFFFAKLNITHIYVLDFFGGAFEADVDEYFKTDPFA